The Lysinibacillus timonensis nucleotide sequence GAACATCTGTGATGATATTTTCAACTACTTCTAACATTTTGGAAGCAACTGCACAAGTTCCGCACATCGGCGTATATAAATAAAAAGCCGTTAAGTCATGCTCTTTTACGGTAGTCTCCCATTGTTCACGATTCCATTCTTCCATGTCACTCATCCTATATCATAAATTTATTCTATTTCTCCATCATAACAAAAAATCGAAAAGGTGACGAAAATTCGCTATATACGAATTTTGCGCCACCTTCTTAAATCTATAACTAAATCTCGGTTATTTGTCCAAGGAAATTATCTCTTTCATTATACTAAGTACTGTTTATGAACTGAAAATCTTGCCTCTCTTAAACGTTGAGCTAGTACTTTACTCGGTGCATTGGCGACCTCAATATATGTTCGTGGAATTAATAAATGTACGGCTTCAGAGTAAATTCTTTTTGTAAGACTTCTCAGCTTTTCCCCAGCTTTGTCCGCATCAAAGAATGTATATAATTTACATTCCTCAAAAGGCTCAATCAGTTCAATTAATGCATCTTCACTAATTGTTCCATTTGTGCAGACTATTTGTACTTCCTCCGCAAAAATTGGGGCCAACTTTAACATATCCGATCGACCTTCAACAATAATACACTTCTCAACAGTCATTTTGCTCACCTCACGAATTGTCAGTACAAATGAAAAGTAAAATGAATTGGTGATGAGTTTTGAAAGAGTAGTATTATATCTTATTTTATTTTGAAAAAAAACGCCAGGTCTTTTAACTGGCGTTTCTTACATTTTATTACACAATCATTTCGTCATATTGTTCTGGAGTAAGTAATTTATTTACTTCTTCTAAATCTTTCGGTTCAACGATAACCATCCAAGCTTTTTCATATGGTGACTCATTCACTAATTCAGGGCTATCTTCTAGTTCTGAGTTAACCTCAATGACTTTACCTGAAATTGGAGCATAAAGTTCTGATACAGTTTTCACAGATTCTACACTACCAAAGGGTTCGTTTAGTTGAATTTCATCGCCAACTTGCGGTAATTCAACAAAAACAATATCTCCTAGTTCAGATTGTGCAAAATGTGTAATTCCGATACGCACTTTACCATCTTCCAGTTTAACCCACTCATGTTCTTCAGAGTATCGCAAATCTTTTGGTGTGCCGCTCATATAACCCCTCCAACGATATGTAGTACTTTCAACTTCAGTTTGCCATATTTACCCTTTGAAAACAAGGTAATATAGCTATTATTATTTCCAAGTATTCTCAAACTCTAATTCTTTAAATCCTAATGTAATTTTATGACCATCTGTAACAATTGGACGCTTAATAAGCATGCCATCGGAAACTAATAATTCCAATTGTTCTTCATCACTCATTGTGTTTAATTTGTCCTTTAATCCAAGGCTTTTATACTTTAAACCCGATGTATTAAAGAATTTCTTAAGTGGTAGTTCGCTTTTTTCCCATATTGCTTTTAATTGATCTTTCGTTGGTGTTTCTTCCACAATATGAAATGCTTCGTAATTTATACCATTTTCTTCTAACCATTTTTGGGCTTTTTTACAAGTTGTACATTTTGGGTAATGATAAAATTGTACTGCCATATGTATGTCCTCCTAAATTACGTGATAATTTAATATGATTAAGTATAGCAAATGAATAGTTCATATTCTAAGAAATATGTGTTGATATTCTTTCATTGATTTGTATTTTTTAGATTAATGAATCTATGTGAGTTATAGTGGGGATTTTTTCTAAATAGATCAAGAGGACAAATTAGAAGATTTCATGTAGAGAATAAAGGAGATTTTATTTGAGAATCTAAAGACAGCTAAATAAATTCGTTACAATCTAACTTTATCTTGAAATGGGTTTTGAGCCATACTATCAATGTCTTTTCGATTTTATTTTATCTCAAATTGGTCACTGAGACCCATGATCAGTGACCATTCATTTTCAAATTATAACTAAAAGGTAACCGAGAGGCACTAGCCGTTAACATTAACGAACAGCTGCCTCTCTTAATAGCTTTATAAAAGTTACCTAATCGACCCTGCCATACAGAAATTTATACGACATATTTTTCAGCTTCTATTAACTTCACTGAAGCTTCACGTTTTTTCTGAATTAAATTATATGGATTGAATCTCGTTAGTTTTCGTAATGCAGATAGCATGATTCGTCCGTTGTCGCCTTCTGCTGATGCTAAAATGGTTTCTTTTGCTTCTTTTTCAATTTCAGCAAATGCTTCTTGACAGAAAATTTCAGTATAAAGTAATTTCTGTTTTGATTTTTCAATACCGTCTCGTTCAATCGCTTTTGCAGTACGGAGAACAGTTGATTCCATTGCATATAGCTGATTTGCGATGTTGGCGATATTCACTAAAAGTTCT carries:
- a CDS encoding toprim domain-containing protein; this translates as MTVEKCIIVEGRSDMLKLAPIFAEEVQIVCTNGTISEDALIELIEPFEECKLYTFFDADKAGEKLRSLTKRIYSEAVHLLIPRTYIEVANAPSKVLAQRLREARFSVHKQYLV
- the gcvH gene encoding glycine cleavage system protein GcvH, which produces MSGTPKDLRYSEEHEWVKLEDGKVRIGITHFAQSELGDIVFVELPQVGDEIQLNEPFGSVESVKTVSELYAPISGKVIEVNSELEDSPELVNESPYEKAWMVIVEPKDLEEVNKLLTPEQYDEMIV
- a CDS encoding arsenate reductase family protein translates to MAVQFYHYPKCTTCKKAQKWLEENGINYEAFHIVEETPTKDQLKAIWEKSELPLKKFFNTSGLKYKSLGLKDKLNTMSDEEQLELLVSDGMLIKRPIVTDGHKITLGFKELEFENTWK